One window of Erwinia aphidicola genomic DNA carries:
- a CDS encoding serine hydrolase domain-containing protein produces the protein MKKIKSGICLFSLYLVTAFQANANAPVTTCPLPLTTCPAPLDKQLPDVKDMLTWSPQQRTIGFRNDYRSYPGDIFHAANPVPIPKAYRELSTVSYQYQGHRYRLDDYLRRNNVTGMMVIKDGKDVWDYYAHGNMPTTLWTSRSVGKSVVSTLVGIALREGKITSLDDELVKYNPAVRGSAWEKVTLRNLLQHTSGIRWNEDYTDPNSDFSKLTQCEAGKDTYACVSQLVLNPQRQALAKPGEVWSYDSGGAWLLGDTLEKATGKTLAQYLQEHIWQPFGMVHDGVWHSYQPGQHDVGAHGFNATLEDWGKFGLFVMNNGVLPDGTKTLPDDWLQQATDWTKASNSVSADNPDGVYGLQWWNIAVPASSEDGPKEGLTRGKTLSAEGIFGQMIVVDPLHKLVIVQWSSWPLAEPAAGAQPREASLMFNAIANKLDR, from the coding sequence ATGAAAAAGATAAAAAGTGGAATTTGTCTGTTCTCGCTATATCTCGTTACCGCATTTCAGGCGAATGCCAATGCACCTGTGACCACCTGCCCGCTCCCGCTCACCACCTGCCCGGCACCGCTGGATAAACAGCTGCCCGATGTCAAAGATATGCTCACCTGGAGCCCGCAGCAGCGGACGATCGGTTTTCGCAACGACTACCGCTCATATCCGGGTGATATCTTCCATGCCGCGAACCCCGTGCCGATCCCGAAAGCCTACCGGGAGTTGTCGACCGTCAGCTATCAGTATCAGGGGCACCGCTACCGGCTGGATGATTATCTGCGGCGCAATAACGTCACCGGCATGATGGTGATTAAGGATGGTAAGGACGTCTGGGACTATTACGCGCACGGCAATATGCCGACTACCCTGTGGACCTCGCGCTCGGTGGGTAAGTCGGTGGTCTCCACGCTGGTGGGTATTGCGCTGCGCGAAGGGAAAATCACCTCGCTGGATGATGAACTGGTGAAATACAATCCGGCGGTGCGCGGCAGCGCGTGGGAAAAGGTGACGCTGCGTAATCTGCTACAGCACACTTCCGGCATTCGCTGGAATGAAGACTACACCGATCCAAACTCTGACTTCAGCAAGCTGACCCAGTGTGAGGCAGGTAAGGATACCTATGCCTGCGTCAGCCAGCTGGTGCTCAACCCGCAGCGCCAGGCGCTGGCCAAACCGGGAGAGGTTTGGTCATACGACTCCGGCGGCGCGTGGCTGTTGGGGGACACGCTGGAAAAAGCCACGGGTAAAACCCTGGCTCAGTATCTGCAGGAGCATATCTGGCAGCCGTTTGGCATGGTGCACGACGGCGTCTGGCACAGCTATCAGCCGGGTCAACATGACGTTGGCGCACACGGTTTTAACGCCACGCTGGAGGACTGGGGCAAGTTTGGCCTGTTTGTCATGAACAACGGCGTGCTGCCTGACGGTACGAAAACCCTGCCTGACGACTGGCTACAGCAGGCCACCGATTGGACCAAAGCCAGCAACTCGGTCAGCGCGGACAATCCAGACGGCGTTTACGGACTGCAGTGGTGGAATATCGCAGTACCTGCCAGCAGCGAGGATGGGCCAAAAGAGGGGCTTACCCGCGGCAAAACGCTGTCGGCAGAGGGGATCTTCGGCCAGATGATAGTGGTTGATCCGCTGCATAAGCTGGTGATTGTGCAGTGGTCGAGCTGGCCGCTGGCGGAACCCGCAGCGGGCGCTCAGCCGCGCGAAGCCTCGCTGATGTTTAATGCGATAGCCAATAAGCTGGATCGCTAA
- the pstB gene encoding phosphate ABC transporter ATP-binding protein PstB, producing the protein MMSNSAKMIQVRDLNFYYGKFHALKNINLDIAKNQVTAFIGPSGCGKSTLLRTFNKMFSLYPEQRAEGEILLDGENILTANQDIALLRARVGMVFQKPTPFPMSIYDNIAFGVRLFEKLSRADMDERVQWALTKAALWTETKDKLHQSGYSLSGGQQQRLCIARGIAIRPEVLLLDEPCSALDPISTGRIEELITELKQDYTVVIVTHNMQQAARCSDHTAFMYLGELIEFSDTDTLFTKPHQKQTEDYITGRYG; encoded by the coding sequence ATGATGAGTAATTCCGCCAAGATGATTCAGGTTCGTGATTTGAACTTCTATTACGGAAAATTCCATGCGCTAAAAAACATCAATCTGGATATCGCGAAAAACCAGGTGACGGCGTTTATCGGTCCGTCAGGCTGCGGTAAATCCACCCTGCTGCGCACCTTTAACAAGATGTTTTCGCTCTACCCTGAGCAGCGTGCTGAAGGCGAAATCCTGCTGGATGGTGAAAACATTCTCACCGCAAACCAGGATATCGCCCTGCTGCGCGCGCGCGTTGGCATGGTGTTTCAGAAGCCAACCCCGTTCCCGATGTCGATCTACGACAACATCGCGTTTGGCGTGCGCCTGTTCGAAAAACTGTCGCGTGCCGATATGGACGAGCGCGTGCAGTGGGCGCTGACTAAAGCCGCGCTGTGGACAGAAACCAAAGACAAGCTGCATCAGAGCGGCTACAGTCTCTCCGGCGGGCAGCAGCAGCGTCTGTGCATTGCGCGCGGCATCGCTATCCGCCCGGAAGTGCTGCTGCTGGATGAGCCATGTTCGGCGCTCGACCCGATCTCGACCGGGCGTATTGAAGAGCTGATTACCGAACTGAAACAGGATTACACCGTGGTGATCGTGACCCACAACATGCAGCAGGCTGCGCGTTGCTCCGACCACACGGCATTTATGTACCTCGGCGAACTGATCGAGTTCAGCGACACGGATACGCTGTTCACCAAGCCGCATCAGAAGCAGACTGAAGATTACATTACCGGCCGTTACGGTTGA
- the pstS gene encoding phosphate ABC transporter substrate-binding protein PstS has protein sequence MTLMHKTLAKFVAVTLSLSAVSAMAATNLTGAGGTFPAPVYNKWAAEYNKETGSQVNYQGIGSSGGVKQIIAKTVDFGASDAPMKDEDLAKNGLFQFPTVIGGVVLAVNIPGIKSGQLTLDGKTVGDIYLGTIKKWNDPAITKLNPGVKLPDSNINVVRRADGSGTSFVFTSYLSKVNSDWKGKIGAGSTVNWPVGLGGKGNDGVAAFVQRLPGSIGYVEYAYAKQNSLAYTKLMDADGKAVEPSEQSFSDAAKGADWSKSFAQDLTFQKGDNAWPITSTTFILVHKEQANAEKGATVLKFFDWAYKNGGKTTTSLDYATLPDSVVEQIRAAWKANVKDSSGKALY, from the coding sequence ATGACACTGATGCACAAAACCCTGGCTAAATTCGTCGCAGTAACCCTTTCTCTGAGCGCTGTTTCTGCCATGGCAGCGACGAATCTGACCGGTGCTGGCGGGACTTTCCCTGCCCCTGTGTATAACAAATGGGCTGCGGAGTACAACAAAGAAACGGGCAGCCAGGTTAACTATCAGGGGATTGGTTCATCCGGCGGCGTGAAGCAGATCATTGCGAAAACCGTCGATTTCGGTGCGTCAGATGCGCCGATGAAAGACGAAGATTTAGCCAAAAATGGCCTGTTCCAGTTTCCGACAGTTATTGGCGGCGTGGTACTGGCGGTTAATATTCCTGGTATCAAATCTGGCCAGCTGACGCTGGACGGCAAAACCGTTGGCGACATCTACCTTGGCACCATCAAAAAGTGGAACGATCCGGCTATCACCAAGCTGAACCCGGGCGTGAAGCTGCCAGACTCCAACATCAACGTGGTGCGCCGCGCTGACGGTTCAGGCACCTCATTCGTCTTCACCAGCTACCTGTCAAAAGTGAACAGCGACTGGAAAGGCAAAATTGGCGCAGGCAGCACCGTTAACTGGCCAGTCGGTCTGGGCGGCAAGGGCAACGACGGCGTGGCCGCGTTTGTTCAGCGTCTGCCAGGCTCAATCGGTTACGTTGAGTATGCCTACGCCAAGCAGAATAGCCTGGCGTACACCAAGCTGATGGATGCCGATGGTAAAGCGGTTGAGCCAAGCGAGCAGAGCTTCAGCGATGCGGCTAAAGGCGCTGACTGGAGCAAATCGTTTGCTCAGGATCTGACTTTCCAGAAGGGCGACAACGCCTGGCCAATCACCTCAACCACTTTCATTCTGGTTCACAAAGAGCAGGCTAACGCTGAGAAAGGCGCAACCGTGCTGAAGTTCTTTGACTGGGCCTACAAAAACGGTGGCAAAACCACGACCAGCCTCGACTACGCCACGCTGCCGGATTCCGTGGTTGAGCAGATCCGTGCTGCCTGGAAAGCCAACGTAAAAGACAGCTCAGGTAAAGCACTGTACTAA
- a CDS encoding NAD(P)-dependent alcohol dehydrogenase — MKITAAVVNQVNAPYQLETLELAPLREDEVRVKLVASGICHSDEALRVGDEQHFFPGVLGHEGAGIVEEVGKAVKGLQPGDHVVMSYAYCGHCAQCRQGHPSHCHDWGMMNNSGFRADGSAIHLKPDGSKVSNMFFQSSFATYSHTSFNNLIVVDKRTDLRLVAPLGCGLLTGASTVLNGLKPQPGSTMAIYGTGAVGLAAMMAAKIAGCRKVIAIDIHDSRLALARELGATDSINSGRENVAATIASHTQGLGVNYAIDTTGLSEVMKSALEALATGGTLAPVAVTRHDLTFNPMRSLVASSKKVIGVLMGDAIPQIAIPQLIDWHQRGLFPYEKLVKFYDFADINQAREDSASGVTIKPVLIIDKTYQL, encoded by the coding sequence ATGAAAATTACCGCCGCAGTGGTTAATCAGGTCAATGCCCCCTATCAGCTGGAAACGCTGGAGCTGGCGCCATTACGCGAAGATGAGGTGCGGGTGAAACTCGTTGCCTCCGGTATCTGCCACTCTGATGAAGCGCTGCGCGTCGGTGATGAGCAGCATTTTTTCCCCGGCGTGCTCGGTCACGAGGGCGCAGGTATCGTTGAAGAGGTGGGCAAAGCGGTCAAAGGCCTTCAGCCCGGCGATCACGTGGTGATGTCCTACGCATACTGCGGCCACTGTGCTCAGTGCCGCCAGGGACATCCCTCTCACTGCCACGACTGGGGGATGATGAATAACTCAGGATTTCGCGCCGATGGCAGCGCCATCCACCTTAAGCCTGACGGCAGTAAAGTCTCCAATATGTTTTTCCAGTCCTCTTTCGCTACCTACAGCCACACTTCCTTCAACAATCTGATCGTGGTGGATAAGCGCACCGATCTGCGTCTGGTCGCGCCGCTCGGCTGTGGCCTGCTGACCGGGGCAAGCACGGTGCTCAACGGACTGAAGCCTCAACCCGGTTCGACCATGGCGATTTATGGCACCGGCGCGGTCGGGCTGGCCGCGATGATGGCGGCAAAAATTGCCGGCTGCCGGAAAGTGATCGCCATTGATATCCATGATTCACGCCTGGCGCTGGCGCGCGAGCTTGGCGCGACGGATTCGATCAACAGCGGCAGAGAAAACGTGGCGGCAACGATTGCCAGCCATACGCAGGGCCTTGGGGTGAATTATGCGATCGACACCACCGGCCTGTCGGAGGTGATGAAAAGCGCGCTGGAGGCGCTGGCAACCGGCGGTACGCTGGCTCCGGTTGCCGTGACGCGCCACGACCTGACCTTCAACCCCATGCGCAGCCTGGTGGCCTCCAGCAAGAAGGTGATCGGCGTACTGATGGGCGATGCCATTCCGCAAATCGCCATTCCCCAGCTCATTGACTGGCACCAGCGCGGCCTGTTTCCGTACGAGAAACTGGTGAAGTTCTACGACTTTGCCGATATCAATCAGGCCAGAGAAGACTCCGCCAGCGGCGTCACTATCAAGCCGGTGCTGATCATTGATAAAACCTACCAGCTTTAA
- the pstA gene encoding phosphate ABC transporter permease PstA gives MTTMEMQARAELLASRRKMQAWRRMKNRIALTLSLLTMAFGLFWLVWILFATVTRGIDGMSLSLFTENTPPPNTAGGGLANALAGSGLLILWSTVFGTPLGIMAGIYLAEYGRKSWLAEITRFINDILLSAPSIVVGLFVYTIVVAQMQHFSGWAGVVALALLQIPIVIRTTENMLKLVPDSLREAAYALGTPKWKMISAITLKASVSGILTGVLLAIARIAGETAPLLFTSLSNQFWSTDMMQPLANLPVTIFKFAMSPFADWQSLAWAGVLIITLCVLLLNILARVIFAKSKH, from the coding sequence ATGACCACCATGGAAATGCAGGCTCGCGCCGAGCTGCTAGCCTCACGCCGCAAAATGCAGGCGTGGCGCCGCATGAAGAACCGCATTGCCCTCACCCTGTCGCTGCTGACCATGGCCTTTGGCCTGTTCTGGCTGGTGTGGATCCTGTTCGCTACGGTGACACGCGGTATCGACGGCATGTCGCTATCGCTGTTTACTGAAAACACCCCACCGCCGAACACGGCGGGTGGCGGGCTGGCTAACGCCCTCGCGGGCAGCGGCCTGCTGATCCTCTGGTCCACGGTGTTTGGCACGCCGCTGGGCATTATGGCGGGTATCTACCTTGCCGAGTACGGGCGTAAATCCTGGCTGGCCGAGATCACCCGTTTTATCAACGATATCCTGCTCTCCGCGCCGTCTATCGTCGTCGGTCTGTTCGTTTACACCATCGTGGTGGCGCAGATGCAGCACTTCTCCGGCTGGGCTGGCGTGGTGGCGCTGGCGCTGTTGCAGATCCCGATTGTGATCCGCACCACCGAGAACATGCTGAAACTGGTGCCGGACAGCCTGCGTGAAGCGGCCTACGCGCTGGGTACCCCGAAATGGAAGATGATTTCGGCAATCACCCTGAAAGCCTCGGTTTCCGGCATCCTCACCGGCGTACTGCTGGCGATTGCCCGTATTGCCGGTGAGACCGCTCCGCTGCTGTTTACCTCACTGTCGAACCAGTTCTGGAGCACCGACATGATGCAGCCGCTGGCGAACCTGCCGGTCACCATCTTTAAGTTCGCCATGAGCCCGTTTGCCGACTGGCAGAGCCTGGCCTGGGCGGGCGTGCTGATTATTACGCTGTGCGTACTGTTACTGAACATCCTGGCCCGCGTGATTTTCGCCAAGAGCAAACATTAA
- a CDS encoding LysR family transcriptional regulator, protein MLNLQRVAMFVAVADAGSFTSAAASSGQTKAAISASIQRLESELGVALLLRTTRRLTLTQAGAAFYQRSLQLLKDAEQIANDVRLSHHGFRGELCITSTAEYGSEKVIPALVAFGQLHPELSVRHVSSSSHADLVSERFDIAIRLGKLADSSYHAALIDRFSILPVATPKWLAANPIHSLEDLGKAPWIIHNRLKSPFNWQIVHSQGQQIDFEITRSVRYSTDSASSLMSFVLQDCGVGLLPEWLVRPMLASGKLTHLLPQYAFPQQGIYAVYPNTRHVPAKVRALIDFLRLQTGYGEGD, encoded by the coding sequence ATGCTCAATTTACAGCGGGTGGCGATGTTCGTTGCGGTCGCCGATGCAGGTAGCTTTACCTCCGCAGCGGCTTCCTCAGGCCAAACGAAAGCGGCAATTAGTGCGAGTATTCAGCGGCTGGAATCAGAGCTTGGCGTAGCGCTATTGCTGCGAACGACGCGACGTCTGACTCTGACGCAGGCAGGGGCGGCTTTTTATCAACGTAGTCTTCAGCTATTAAAGGACGCCGAACAGATAGCCAATGATGTGCGACTCAGCCATCATGGGTTCCGCGGTGAACTTTGTATCACCAGCACCGCGGAATATGGTTCTGAGAAGGTGATCCCTGCCCTGGTTGCATTTGGTCAGCTCCATCCCGAGCTCAGCGTGCGCCATGTCTCTTCTTCTTCACATGCCGATCTGGTCTCAGAACGTTTTGATATCGCCATCAGGCTGGGTAAGCTGGCAGACTCAAGTTATCACGCAGCGCTCATCGATCGCTTTTCAATACTCCCCGTCGCCACGCCAAAATGGTTAGCCGCTAACCCAATCCATTCACTTGAAGATCTGGGGAAGGCGCCATGGATTATTCATAATCGGCTTAAATCCCCTTTTAACTGGCAGATCGTCCACTCACAGGGGCAGCAGATTGATTTTGAGATAACCCGGTCTGTGCGGTACTCAACTGACAGTGCTTCATCATTAATGAGCTTTGTCCTGCAGGATTGTGGTGTGGGGTTGCTACCTGAATGGCTGGTCCGGCCGATGCTGGCCAGTGGAAAATTGACGCATTTACTGCCGCAATACGCCTTCCCACAGCAGGGTATCTATGCCGTTTATCCCAACACACGACATGTTCCGGCGAAAGTGCGTGCTCTGATAGATTTTCTGAGGCTGCAAACTGGCTACGGCGAGGGCGATTAA
- the phoU gene encoding phosphate signaling complex protein PhoU translates to MDSLNLNKHISGQFNAELEHIRTQVMTMGGMVEQQLTDAITAMHNQDGELANKVIEGDHKVNMMEVEIDEACVRIIAKRQPTASDLRLVMAIIKTISELERIGDVAEKICRTALEKFTQQHQPLLVSLESMGHHTIEMLHDVLDAFARMDLNAAIEIYREDKKVDQEYEGIVRQLMTYMMEDPRTIPSVLTALFCARAIERIGDRCQNICEIIFYFVKGQDFRHVGGDQLDKLLTGDDSGENSPG, encoded by the coding sequence ATGGATAGCCTGAACCTGAATAAACACATCTCCGGCCAGTTCAACGCCGAGCTGGAGCACATCCGCACCCAGGTGATGACCATGGGCGGCATGGTTGAACAGCAGCTGACCGACGCGATCACCGCGATGCACAATCAGGACGGTGAGCTGGCGAATAAGGTGATCGAAGGCGATCACAAGGTCAACATGATGGAAGTGGAGATTGATGAAGCCTGCGTGCGCATCATCGCCAAACGTCAGCCGACCGCCAGCGACCTGCGGCTGGTGATGGCGATCATCAAAACCATCTCCGAGCTGGAACGCATTGGTGACGTGGCCGAGAAGATCTGCCGCACCGCGCTGGAAAAATTTACCCAGCAGCATCAGCCGCTGCTGGTGAGCCTGGAGTCGATGGGACACCACACCATTGAGATGCTGCACGACGTGCTGGATGCTTTCGCGCGTATGGACCTGAACGCGGCGATTGAGATCTACCGCGAAGATAAGAAAGTGGACCAGGAGTATGAGGGCATCGTGCGTCAGCTGATGACCTATATGATGGAAGACCCGCGCACCATCCCCAGCGTGCTGACCGCGCTGTTTTGCGCCCGCGCCATCGAGCGTATCGGTGACCGCTGCCAGAACATCTGCGAAATTATCTTCTACTTCGTCAAAGGCCAGGATTTCCGCCACGTGGGGGGCGACCAGCTGGATAAGCTGCTGACCGGCGACGACAGCGGCGAAAACAGTCCGGGCTAA
- a CDS encoding MFS transporter: protein MSYRKKVAMVYLLGFFLDLINMFISTVAYPAIGLAMQTSVAQLAWISNGYICGLTLIVPLGAWLTQRVGARRVFLTSLVLFVVGTALSGLSRSIEGLIFWRVVQGLGGGLLIPIGQALTWQLYASHERARLSSAVMLVALLAPALSPALGGWLIQALNWRWVFFASLPLAVLTLIMAFAWLKDGVRSPKEGKLDLTGLIIGCAGLFLVLTGMTELAENGGVIRGGGFLLPGILLLIFFIIHNRRVSSPLFSFDLLSDPLMRYSMMVYQCVPGLFMGVSLVSMLYLQASLSLSPAATGALMLPWSAASFFALLITGKTFNQLGPRPLIIAGCLLQATGIVILSLVSHGAQYSLLTIAFALMGLGGSLCSSTAQNSAFLNIAASDMHEASALWNINRQLSFCFGVALLSLLLNLLISHMSLRQAYLWTFYAAATGTLIPALLSLKLNNRTIKENIKSEGKPE, encoded by the coding sequence ATGAGTTATCGCAAAAAAGTGGCTATGGTTTACCTTCTTGGTTTTTTCCTCGACTTAATCAATATGTTTATCTCTACCGTTGCTTACCCGGCGATTGGTCTGGCGATGCAAACCTCTGTCGCTCAACTGGCCTGGATCAGTAATGGTTATATTTGTGGGCTGACGCTGATCGTTCCTCTCGGCGCATGGCTGACACAACGTGTGGGAGCACGGCGCGTGTTTTTAACATCGCTAGTTTTATTTGTTGTTGGTACAGCGCTATCCGGCTTATCCCGTTCTATTGAAGGGCTGATTTTCTGGCGCGTAGTGCAGGGGCTCGGTGGCGGATTATTGATCCCGATAGGCCAGGCGTTAACCTGGCAGCTGTATGCCAGCCATGAACGCGCCAGGCTCTCGTCCGCTGTGATGCTGGTGGCACTTCTCGCCCCGGCACTCTCACCGGCTTTGGGGGGGTGGCTGATTCAGGCACTGAACTGGCGCTGGGTATTCTTCGCCAGTCTGCCGCTGGCAGTGCTGACATTGATCATGGCTTTCGCCTGGCTGAAAGATGGGGTCCGATCGCCTAAAGAGGGAAAGCTCGACCTTACAGGCCTGATCATCGGCTGCGCGGGGCTTTTTCTGGTTTTAACCGGCATGACGGAACTTGCTGAGAATGGCGGAGTTATCAGGGGAGGCGGTTTTTTACTGCCGGGGATCCTGCTACTCATATTTTTCATCATCCACAACCGCCGGGTTTCCTCCCCGCTGTTCAGCTTTGACCTGCTTTCCGATCCGTTAATGCGCTACTCAATGATGGTATATCAGTGTGTGCCAGGACTGTTTATGGGGGTGAGCCTGGTCAGCATGTTATATCTCCAGGCCTCTCTGAGTCTGTCCCCTGCTGCCACGGGTGCCTTGATGCTCCCCTGGTCAGCCGCATCATTTTTTGCGCTGTTGATAACAGGTAAGACATTTAATCAGCTGGGGCCGCGCCCTTTGATTATTGCTGGTTGCCTGCTGCAGGCAACGGGGATTGTGATACTTTCCCTGGTTTCTCACGGCGCCCAGTACTCCCTGCTGACGATCGCCTTTGCGCTGATGGGGCTGGGAGGGAGCCTGTGTAGTAGCACCGCCCAAAACAGCGCTTTTCTTAACATCGCCGCCTCTGACATGCATGAAGCCAGCGCGTTATGGAATATCAATCGTCAACTCAGCTTCTGTTTTGGCGTGGCGTTGTTAAGCCTGTTACTGAACCTGCTTATCAGCCACATGTCCTTACGTCAGGCCTATCTGTGGACATTTTATGCTGCGGCTACAGGTACGCTGATCCCGGCATTGCTGAGTTTGAAACTCAACAACCGCACTATCAAAGAGAACATCAAATCTGAGGGAAAACCCGAATGA
- the mdlD gene encoding NAD(P)-dependent benzaldehyde dehydrogenase MdlD — protein sequence MDATWQGRLLDIFHSQKKVFLSGITRDNPFKKAQLTKLRHALLLHKEAVCEAMWSDLGRSHHAVEQAELAPLLNEISFALEHLDEWSIEKKVPTPPLLGNSESYITREGYGVNYIIGPFNYPLYLSCCPLIGAIIGGNTAIIKPSEATPATSAVIEKIINSTFDSDYIHVCQGAKEENAYLLTLPFNLIFFTGSPQVGKIVMAAAAKNLTPVLLELGGKCPAIILDDADPDVVVEELLASKMINSGQTCVAADYLYIDRRIKAVVLAKLSAALSEHFQRAGSNGKIVSHAAYARLEQILATSQGEIIWRGESDPAQRFFAPAIVDNVRFDDSTMQSELFGPIFPVLTFDSEQEVAINVNKHHPQPLAAYVFSRSLQRARTLIDAIPAGDAGINALMLHAASHYLPFGGVGSSGMGCYHGEFSYQAFTHPKSLRVRK from the coding sequence ATGGACGCAACATGGCAAGGTCGGCTGCTGGATATTTTCCACAGCCAGAAAAAAGTGTTTTTATCCGGCATCACCCGCGATAACCCGTTCAAAAAGGCCCAGCTCACTAAACTGCGCCATGCGCTGTTGTTGCATAAGGAAGCCGTCTGCGAGGCGATGTGGTCCGATCTTGGCCGCAGTCATCACGCAGTAGAACAGGCTGAGCTCGCGCCGCTGCTGAATGAAATCAGCTTCGCACTCGAGCATCTCGATGAATGGTCGATAGAGAAAAAAGTGCCGACCCCGCCCCTGCTCGGCAACAGCGAAAGTTACATCACGCGTGAGGGCTACGGGGTTAACTACATTATCGGGCCGTTTAACTACCCGCTCTACCTGAGCTGCTGCCCGCTGATCGGCGCCATTATCGGCGGCAACACCGCCATTATTAAACCCTCGGAGGCCACGCCAGCCACCTCTGCCGTCATAGAGAAGATCATCAACAGCACCTTTGACTCTGACTACATCCACGTCTGTCAGGGGGCAAAAGAGGAGAATGCGTACCTGCTCACCCTGCCGTTCAACCTGATTTTCTTCACCGGCAGCCCGCAGGTGGGGAAAATTGTGATGGCCGCTGCGGCGAAAAACCTCACCCCGGTGCTGCTGGAGCTGGGCGGTAAATGCCCGGCGATTATTCTGGATGATGCCGATCCTGACGTCGTGGTAGAGGAGCTGCTTGCCAGCAAAATGATCAACAGCGGGCAGACCTGCGTGGCTGCAGATTACCTTTATATCGATCGGCGCATTAAAGCCGTGGTGCTGGCAAAGCTCAGCGCCGCGCTGAGCGAACATTTTCAGCGGGCGGGCAGCAACGGTAAAATAGTCTCCCATGCCGCTTACGCCAGACTGGAGCAGATCCTCGCCACCAGCCAGGGGGAGATTATCTGGCGCGGTGAGTCTGACCCGGCGCAGCGGTTTTTTGCCCCGGCAATCGTGGATAACGTCAGATTTGATGACAGCACCATGCAGAGTGAGCTATTCGGCCCAATCTTTCCGGTGCTGACCTTTGACAGCGAGCAGGAGGTGGCGATAAACGTCAATAAGCACCATCCCCAACCGCTGGCGGCGTACGTTTTCTCACGCAGCCTGCAGCGGGCGCGCACCCTCATTGATGCTATTCCCGCCGGGGATGCCGGTATCAACGCGCTGATGCTGCACGCGGCTTCGCACTACCTGCCGTTTGGCGGGGTCGGCTCGTCAGGGATGGGCTGCTATCATGGCGAGTTTTCTTATCAGGCCTTTACGCATCCGAAGTCGCTGCGCGTGAGAAAATAA
- the pstC gene encoding phosphate ABC transporter permease PstC: protein MAATKPTFKAPGKQGDIIFGALVKLAALIVLLLLGGIIVSLLFSSWPSIQKFGFSFLWTKEWDAPNEQFGALVPIYGTVVTSIIALLIAVPVSFGIALFLTELAPAWLRRPLGVAIELLAAIPSIVYGMWGLFIFAPLFATYFQQPVGDVMANIPIVGALFSGPAFGIGILAAGIILAIMIIPYIASVMRDVFEQTPVMMKESAYGIGCTTWEVIWRVVLPFTKNGVIGGVMLGLGRALGETMAVTFIIGNTYQLDSASLFMPGNSITSALANEFAEAESGVHTAALMELGLILFVITFIVLACSKLMIMRLAKSEGARS from the coding sequence ATGGCTGCAACCAAGCCGACATTCAAAGCTCCCGGCAAGCAAGGTGACATCATCTTCGGCGCACTGGTCAAACTGGCTGCGCTGATTGTGCTGTTGCTGCTTGGCGGTATTATCGTTTCCCTGCTGTTCTCCTCATGGCCGAGCATCCAGAAATTTGGTTTCTCCTTCCTGTGGACCAAAGAGTGGGATGCGCCAAACGAACAATTTGGTGCGCTGGTGCCGATTTACGGAACCGTCGTGACCTCGATTATCGCCCTGCTGATCGCTGTCCCGGTCAGTTTCGGCATCGCCCTGTTCCTGACTGAACTGGCACCCGCCTGGCTGCGTCGCCCGTTAGGGGTGGCGATTGAACTGCTGGCGGCGATTCCCAGCATTGTCTACGGCATGTGGGGGCTGTTTATCTTCGCCCCGCTGTTCGCCACTTATTTCCAGCAGCCGGTGGGCGATGTGATGGCGAACATCCCGATCGTCGGTGCGCTGTTCTCCGGTCCGGCATTTGGTATCGGTATCCTGGCCGCCGGAATTATCCTCGCGATCATGATCATTCCTTACATTGCCTCGGTAATGCGTGACGTATTCGAGCAGACGCCGGTGATGATGAAAGAGTCCGCTTATGGCATCGGCTGTACCACCTGGGAAGTGATCTGGCGCGTGGTGCTGCCGTTCACCAAGAACGGGGTGATCGGCGGCGTGATGCTCGGCCTTGGGCGCGCACTGGGTGAAACCATGGCGGTGACCTTTATCATCGGTAACACCTACCAGCTCGACAGCGCGTCGCTGTTTATGCCGGGCAACAGCATTACCTCCGCGCTGGCCAACGAGTTTGCCGAAGCCGAATCCGGCGTGCACACCGCTGCGCTGATGGAGCTGGGCCTGATCCTGTTTGTGATTACCTTTATCGTGCTGGCCTGTTCAAAACTGATGATTATGCGCCTGGCGAAAAGTGAAGGAGCGCGCTCATGA